In a genomic window of Vigna angularis cultivar LongXiaoDou No.4 chromosome 6, ASM1680809v1, whole genome shotgun sequence:
- the LOC108342022 gene encoding uncharacterized protein LOC108342022 — translation MAEEMAMVESGRARRKFVKTQGRKKSSKKGKVMPSPHGQKKVKIDKKMKKLFRKRAREYNSDDEEDEAIVTAASETRRLASVTNKNNEEDDMESGDNQSEDEGAAAPLKTSNKNATGTNDHSSDDEGDDGNEIQPGITKFTEGCRAFKMAFRNIMKKSVPDDMLGPILSAHKKLVIEKLGEEQAEHNMKGEAKKEKQMLAEKGHVKPAQYLDSHEKFLISVATKGVVKLFNAVNKAQTAQKGLNPSRNKDAKEIRKRAKQAFFSELGKPSLPSTGTSTKINEGTGKVEDQQPAWAPLRDNYMLTSSRLKDWDKMPDKNVSDDFGRTSENSSSDED, via the exons ATGGCTGAAGAAATGGCAATGGTAGAATCTGGAAGAGCTAGGAGGAAATTTGTTAAAACGCAAGGCCGTAAGAAGTCAAGTAAGAAAGGAAAAGTGATGCCATCACCACATGGacagaaaaaagttaaaatagacaaaaaaatgaagaaacttTTCCGCAAGCGAGCACGGGAGTATAActctgatgatgaagaagatgaggcCATTGTCACTGCTGCCTCGGAGACTAGACGTTTGGCATCTGTCACCAATAAAAATAATGAGGAGGATGACATGGAAAGTGGGGACAATCAGTCTGAAGATGAAGGAGCTGCAGCACCACTAAAAACATCGAACAAAAATGCTACTGGTACGAATGATCACAGTTCTGATGATGAAGGAGATGATGGTAATGAAATACAGCCTGGAATTACAAAATTCACTGAAGGATGCCGAGCATTCAAGATGGCATTTAGGAATATTATGAAGAAGAGTGTTCCTGATGATATGTTG GGTCCAATACTGTCAGCACACAAGAAACTTGTTATAGAAAAACTAGGAGAAGAGCAAGCAGAACACAATATGAAGGGAGAGGCCAAAAAGGAAAAGCAGATG TTAGCAGAAAAGGGACATGTCAAACCTGCTCAATACTTGGACTCACATGAAAAGTTTCTAATAAGTGTTGCAACAAAAGGAG TGGTCAAGTTATTCAATGCT GTCAATAAGGCACAAACTGCTCAAAAAGGGTTGAACCCCTCTAGGAATAAGGATGCAAAAG AGATACGAAAACGGGCCAAACAAGCCTTCTTTTCAGAGTTAGGGAAACCGTCATTGCCTTCAACTGGCACCTCAACAAAG ATCAATGAAGGCACAGGCAAGGTAGAAGACCAACAGCCTGCTTGGGCTCCATTACGAGATAATTATATGCTGACAAGTTCAAGGCTAAAGGATTGGGACAAAATGCCT GATAAAAACGTATCAGATGACTTTGGAAGGACTTCTGAAAATAGTAGTTCAGATGAAGATTAG
- the LOC128197352 gene encoding cyclin-P3-1-like produces the protein MTIIRSEVFKSLELGRVSETPLLKLCSILERSILKNEKLLVSGGNYDPVTIFHGSKAPDMSVTQYMDRIFKYSNCSPSCFLIAHIYMERFFHNNGGYLTSFNAHRLLITTIMVAAKFLDHKYYSNAYFAKVGGVSTEEMNRMEIEFLFHLKFKLFVTTELFLKYCDKLDNMCM, from the exons ATGACTATCATAAGATCAGAGGTTTTTAAATCATTAGAATTGGGTCGTGTCTCAGAAACTCCACTGCTGAAATTGTGTTCGATTTTGGAGAGATCCATTTTGAAGAATGAGAAATTGTTGGTCTCAGGAGGAAACTATGATCCTGTTACCATCTTTCATGGGTCCAAAGCACCAGACATGAGTGTTACACAATACATGGATCGCATTTTCAAGTACTCTAATTGCAGCCCTTCTTGTTTCTTGATTGCACACATATACATGGAAAGGTTCTTTCACAACAATGGTGGTTATCTCACTTCCTTCAATGCTCATCGCCTCCTAATCACAACCATTATGGTAGCTGCTAAGTTTCTTGATCATAA GTACTATAGCAATGCTTACTTTGCGAAAGTGGGAGGGGTTAGCACAGAGGAGATGAATAGGATGGAGATAGAGTTTTTGTTTCATCTGAAATTCAAACTCTTTGTCACAACAGAATTATTTCTCAAGTACTGTGATAAACTTGATAATATGTGTATGTGA
- the LOC108341542 gene encoding putative UDP-glucuronate:xylan alpha-glucuronosyltransferase 4, which translates to MVFIVLEKHNRMMNKTTEVDPKSRPRQRPTWFDVIGKCFNKKKVKVGVVNIDARDEELLSLEGEMESVFVDFDHVDGNLKWEEIFPEWIDENGKWGEAKCPNIPMPKLENFEDLNGVVAKVPCGVRDVFRLQVNLVVANLVVRSGWVNKMENHHRNVYVVFVGSCGPMEEIFSCDNLLSHQQQYWVYKPDLWSLKQKTLMPVGSCQIAPGYAKTGKEVWRNFFSVPKVAYVSVLHSSEAYVCGAIALAQSILRSNTNFPNDLLLLVDKSIGPKSITGLKAAGWKIQRIKRILSPFAKTGAYNKWNYSKLRIWQLTKYDKIIFIDSDLVLLNNLDHLFVYPQLSAAPNEKVLFNSGLMVVEPSQCMFQQMMNKTFKVRSYNGGDQGFLNEIFTWWHRLPTKVNLLKGFQNDEDENHEVPYAIHYLGLKPWMCYRDYDCNWDMQDRHIFASDSAHRRWWQVYDTMPQELQSYCGLTQKMNERIVKWRRIARNSSLSDGHWKIKVKDPRKGSYHSE; encoded by the exons ATGGTATTCATAGTTTTAGAGAAGCACAACAGGATGATGAACAAAACAACTGAGGTGGATCCGAAGTCAAGACCAAGACAAAGACCAACCTGGTTTGATGTGATAGGAAAATGTttcaataagaagaaagttAAGGTAGGTGTTGTTAACATCGATGCTAGAGATGAAGAATTGTTGTCACTTGAGGGTGAAATGGAGAGTGTGTTTGTAGATTTTGATCATGTTGATGGGAATTTGAAATGGGAGGAGATATTTCCAGAATGGATTGATGAAAATGGGAAGTGGGGTGAAGCCAAATGCCCAAACATTCCAATGCCAAAGTTGGAGAATTTTGAAGATCTGAATGGTGTGGTGGCAAAGGTTCCATGTGGGGTTAGAGATGTGTTTAGGTTGCAGGTGAATTTGGTGGTGGCAAATTTGGTTGTGAGAAGTGGATGGGTGAACAAGATGGAGAATCATCATAGGAATGTGTATGTTGTGTTTGTTGGTTCTTGTGGTCCCATGGAAGAGATTTTCAGTTGTGACAACCTTTTGTCGCATCAACAACAATATTGGGTGTACAAACCTGACCTATGGAGCCTAAAACAGAAAACACTTATGCCTGTTGGTTCATGTCAAATTGCTCCTGGTTATGCAAAAACAG GTAAAGAGGTGTGGAGAAATTTCTTTAGTGTTCCAAAAGTAGCCTACGTATCTGTTCTTCACTCTTCAGAAGCTTATGTTTGTGGTGCAATAGCACTTGCTCAAAGCATTCTTCGATCAAATACCAATTTTCCAAATGATCTTCTACTCCTGGTTGATAAATCCATTGGTCCAAAATCCATAACTGGTCTAAAAGCTGCAGGGTGGAAGATCCAACGCATCAAACGCATCTTGAGCCCCTTTGCCAAAACGGGTGCATACAACAAGTGGAACTACAGCAAACTACGAATATGGCAACTCACCAAGTACGACAAAATCATCTTCATAGACTCCGACCTCGTACTCCTCAACAACCTCGACCATTTATTCGTGTACCCTCAGTTGTCAGCAGCACCTAACGAGAAAGTCTTGTTCAACTCGGGCTTGATGGTGGTCGAGCCATCCCAGTGCATGTTCCAACAGATGATGAACAAAACCTTCAAGGTACGTTCCTACAACGGGGGTGACCAAGGTTTTCTGAATGAGATCTTCACGTGGTGGCACCGTTTGCCAACGAAGGTTAATCTGCTGAAAGGTTTTCAAAACGATGAGGACGAGAATCATGAAGTCCCTTATGCCATACACTACTTGGGTTTGAAGCCATGGATGTGTTATAGGGATTATGATTGCAACTGGGACATGCAGGATCGTCATATTTTTGCAAGTGATTCTGCTCACAGAAGGTGGTGGCAGGTTTATGATACTATGCCTCAAGAGTTGCAATCTTACTGTGGACTTACACAGAAGATGAATGAAAGGATCGTGAAGTGGAGAAGGATAGCAAGAAATTCCAGTTTGTCTGATGGCCATTGGAAGATCAAGGTGAAAGATCCAAGAAAGGGTAGTTATCATTCAGAGTAG